The region CGCACCGCGCTGGAGTCGGGAGAGAAGGTCACGCCGGCGCGCAAGCGCGAGCTGCGCCGCACCGCCCGTGACGGCGAGCAGGCCGAGCGCACGTTCGTGCAGTCGAACCTGCGCCTGGTCGTCTCCATCGCCAAGAAGTACCAGGCCTCCGGCCTCCCCCTCCTCGACCTGATCCAGGAGGGGAACCTGGGCCTGATGCACGCCGTCGAGAAGTTCGACTGGCGCAAGGGCTTCAAGTTCTCCACCTACGCCACCTGGTGGATCCGTCAGGCGATCACCCGCGGCATCGCCAACACCGGCCGCACGATCCGCTTGCCCGTCCACGCCGGTGACACCCTGGCCCGCCTCCAGAAGGCCCGGGCCCGCCTCGAGCTCAAGCTCGGTCGGCCCGCCACCCTCGCCGAGCTGTCGGCCGAGGTCGAGATGCCTGAGGACAAGGTGACCGAGGCGCTCCGCTTCGCCGCCGAGCCGCTGTCGCTGTCCGAGCCCCTTCGGGAGGACGGCGACGCCGAGCTGGGCGACGTCGTCGAGGACCGCTCCGCCGAGTCCCCGTTCGAGGTGGCCGCCACCGCCCTGCTGCCCGAGGAGATCTCCCGGCTGCTCGCCCCGCTCGACGAGCGCGAGCGCGAGATCCTCAAGCTCCGCTTCGGCCTCGACCGTGGCGAGCCCCGCACCCTCGAAGAGGTCGGCGAGCACTTCAACCTCACCCGGGAGCGCATCCGCCAGATCGAGGCCCGGGCGATGTCCAAGCTGCGCCACCCGTCCTCCGATACCGGCGCGCGGGACCTGCTCGCGGTCTAGTTCTTCGGTTCGGAACCGGAGGTTCCGAACCGAGTGCTCGCTTCGCCGTCTGGCGACGGCTGCGCTCGTGATGGAAGCGGCCTCCCGGCCGCGCCCACTGCCGGACCCGACCAAGCAAGTGGGATCGGGTCCGAGGCGAGGGGGCACGCGCAGCGTTCCCCCTCCCGCACCCCCTCCGCCGACTCCCGCCGCTCCACGTCAGTGGGCGGCTCCAACCTGTTGGCGTGTCAGCGAAGCGGTCTGCGCGCTCAGTCGCCGACGTAGCCCAGGGGGCGGTCTGGCTCGGTGGTCTGGGGGGGTGGGGCGTCGAGGGCGTAGATCTTCACGGTTCCTCTTGGTTCTTCCAGGGTGGCGACCTCGCGGAGGCCGGGGTGCGGGTCGCCGTC is a window of Acidimicrobiales bacterium DNA encoding:
- a CDS encoding sigma-70 family RNA polymerase sigma factor, which translates into the protein MITLAKERVERDEEDLVRLYLTDIGQYPLLTKDDEVRLAQAIEAGAEARTALESGEKVTPARKRELRRTARDGEQAERTFVQSNLRLVVSIAKKYQASGLPLLDLIQEGNLGLMHAVEKFDWRKGFKFSTYATWWIRQAITRGIANTGRTIRLPVHAGDTLARLQKARARLELKLGRPATLAELSAEVEMPEDKVTEALRFAAEPLSLSEPLREDGDAELGDVVEDRSAESPFEVAATALLPEEISRLLAPLDEREREILKLRFGLDRGEPRTLEEVGEHFNLTRERIRQIEARAMSKLRHPSSDTGARDLLAV